A window from Hymenobacter volaticus encodes these proteins:
- a CDS encoding TonB-dependent receptor, producing MRKDFPLFSTVCSVALLSASSGFSQSTDASIAGRVVDEKGVTLPGVTIVVRNEATGFQTATVTNAEGRYFLRQLPLGKPYTVRASYIGSTNQVKNELALNLGDQLAVDFTMQPSTVGLQEVVVRGNALNSRIDRLGSSTAITDQTIRQIPTLNRSFTNLASLAPTSNGGSVGGQLPSSTNYLIDGVSARNNLTSGAVGNGPYSLSLEAIREFEVATNVYDVTQGRQGGGTISAVTKSGTNTFTGSIFDYYRADFLASPYDIRGNRRTQNFTTNQYGFSLGGPIIKDKLHFFTALDRQDQSAPFFIADIKSDADANALGISAGALDTVLTIARNKYGLSNARQTGEFGRKTLANTFFARLDWQINEKNRLTLRNNYSDWNNPNSTDDNSSINLYEVYGNFKSRENSTLASLRTQFSPDLLNELKVQYQTVKRDYTPNDQLPAANIPRAIVTVRSRLPNGRQGSTSVQLGGQRFTPENNLENQIQLVNTTYLTKGRYNFTFGTDNTLTYLDTYISSEQNGRFVFNSVQEFNDLNPTRYAREVPLQGIPSVQQYVLNTSLFGQAQYNPLPHVEAIVGLRWDMTSYLTAGAYNPVVQEALGLRTDNNPTDWNNIQPRVQLTWDVKGERKSIVRLGGGIFSANPVNYAQVNNIQNSGTKVASIDVTRPSSGENPVPRPDFPAYRADPSTAPGLLPGVPYVSTINLNSKDLQVPNVYKANLSVNRIVSSWLRVGVNFLYSYTRDNYVYLDRNLVDQPYFTLDNEANRGVFVPANSITAAGITNNVLGRKTQAVGRTLEFTNGAKVRQAALIVDAELRYFRDGYFNTSYTLNDTRDNTSYNGNVANTSTFRPVKSDPRSLSEINYSDNQFRHKVVFFGSSPTVKGFALSARFTGLGGSRYSLLVDADINGDFVGGPGTDNDLAFVFDPNSPETNPAVAASMQKVLDNPDNRAKDYIRRSLGGIADRNGGVNPFSGTFDVRLQKTFKTFKNQGLTFSVDAFNFTNLLNKDWGVNYNLGNQNLLTVSGFNQTTRRYTYRVNENVGTTNQNGTPYQLQLGARYSF from the coding sequence CGATGAAAAAGGCGTTACCCTGCCGGGCGTAACGATTGTGGTGCGCAACGAAGCCACTGGCTTTCAGACCGCCACGGTTACCAACGCGGAAGGGCGCTACTTTCTGCGGCAGTTGCCGCTGGGCAAGCCGTACACCGTGCGGGCCAGCTATATCGGCTCAACCAACCAAGTCAAAAACGAGTTGGCGCTGAACCTCGGCGACCAGCTAGCTGTGGATTTTACGATGCAGCCCTCCACCGTAGGCTTGCAGGAAGTGGTGGTGCGCGGCAACGCCCTCAACAGCCGCATCGACCGCCTCGGTAGCAGCACGGCCATCACCGACCAAACTATTCGGCAGATTCCGACGCTCAACCGCAGCTTCACCAACTTGGCTTCGCTGGCGCCTACCTCCAATGGGGGCAGCGTGGGTGGCCAGCTCCCGTCATCGACCAACTACCTGATTGATGGGGTCAGTGCCCGTAACAACCTCACGTCGGGGGCAGTAGGCAACGGGCCGTACTCTCTTTCGTTGGAAGCTATCCGCGAATTCGAGGTGGCGACTAACGTGTACGACGTGACGCAGGGCCGGCAAGGCGGCGGGACTATCAGCGCCGTTACCAAGTCGGGCACCAACACCTTCACCGGCTCGATCTTCGACTATTACCGCGCCGATTTCTTGGCCAGTCCCTACGACATCCGGGGCAACCGCCGCACCCAAAACTTCACTACCAACCAGTACGGCTTCAGCCTCGGCGGCCCCATCATCAAAGACAAGCTGCACTTCTTCACGGCCTTGGACCGGCAAGATCAGTCGGCGCCGTTTTTCATTGCCGATATCAAGTCGGATGCCGATGCCAATGCGCTAGGTATCAGTGCCGGAGCGCTGGATACAGTCCTGACCATTGCCCGCAACAAGTATGGCCTGAGCAACGCCCGGCAAACCGGCGAGTTTGGGCGCAAGACGTTGGCTAACACGTTCTTTGCGCGCCTCGACTGGCAGATCAACGAGAAGAACCGCCTGACGCTGCGCAACAACTACAGCGACTGGAACAACCCCAATAGCACCGACGACAACTCGTCTATCAACCTGTATGAGGTGTACGGCAACTTCAAGTCGCGCGAAAACAGCACGTTGGCATCGTTGCGCACGCAGTTCAGCCCCGATCTGCTCAACGAGCTGAAGGTGCAGTACCAAACGGTGAAGCGCGACTACACGCCCAACGACCAGTTGCCGGCCGCCAACATTCCGCGGGCCATTGTAACGGTCCGCTCGCGCCTGCCCAACGGGCGGCAGGGGAGCACGTCGGTGCAACTCGGGGGCCAGCGTTTCACGCCCGAAAACAACCTGGAAAACCAGATTCAGCTCGTCAATACTACCTACCTGACCAAGGGCCGCTACAACTTCACCTTCGGCACCGACAACACGCTGACCTACCTAGATACCTACATTTCCAGCGAGCAAAACGGGCGTTTTGTGTTCAATAGCGTACAGGAATTCAACGACTTAAATCCGACTCGCTACGCTCGGGAAGTGCCCCTGCAAGGCATACCGTCGGTGCAGCAGTATGTGTTGAATACGTCGTTGTTTGGGCAGGCGCAGTACAACCCGCTGCCCCATGTGGAAGCCATTGTGGGCTTGCGTTGGGACATGACCAGCTACCTGACGGCCGGCGCCTACAACCCCGTGGTACAAGAGGCGCTAGGCTTGCGCACCGACAACAACCCCACCGACTGGAACAACATCCAGCCCCGGGTGCAGCTGACGTGGGACGTGAAAGGTGAACGGAAAAGCATTGTGCGTTTGGGCGGCGGCATTTTCTCGGCCAATCCCGTCAATTACGCCCAAGTCAACAACATTCAGAACAGCGGCACCAAGGTAGCCTCCATCGACGTGACGCGGCCATCGTCGGGTGAGAACCCCGTGCCCCGCCCCGACTTCCCCGCCTACCGCGCCGACCCATCTACAGCTCCAGGCTTGCTGCCCGGCGTGCCGTACGTGTCGACCATCAACTTGAACAGCAAGGACTTGCAGGTGCCGAATGTGTACAAAGCCAACCTGAGCGTGAACCGCATCGTGAGCAGCTGGCTGCGTGTGGGCGTCAACTTCCTGTATTCCTATACCCGCGACAACTACGTGTACCTGGACCGCAACCTCGTGGACCAGCCCTACTTCACGCTCGACAACGAAGCCAACCGGGGCGTGTTCGTGCCGGCCAATTCCATCACGGCGGCGGGCATCACCAACAACGTGCTTGGGCGCAAAACGCAGGCCGTGGGCCGTACGCTGGAGTTCACCAACGGCGCCAAAGTCCGGCAGGCGGCTCTGATAGTGGATGCCGAGCTGCGTTACTTCCGCGACGGATATTTCAACACCAGCTACACCCTCAACGACACCCGCGACAATACGTCCTACAACGGCAACGTGGCCAACACGTCCACCTTCCGGCCGGTGAAGTCGGACCCGCGCAGCCTAAGCGAAATCAACTATTCCGACAACCAGTTCCGGCACAAAGTAGTGTTCTTCGGCAGCTCGCCCACCGTGAAAGGGTTTGCGCTGAGCGCCCGCTTCACCGGCCTTGGGGGCAGCCGTTACTCACTGCTCGTGGATGCTGATATCAACGGCGACTTTGTGGGCGGCCCTGGCACCGACAACGACCTCGCCTTCGTTTTCGACCCCAACAGCCCGGAAACCAATCCGGCTGTGGCCGCCTCCATGCAGAAGGTGCTCGACAACCCCGACAACCGCGCCAAAGACTACATTCGGCGCAGCCTCGGCGGTATTGCCGACCGCAACGGGGGCGTCAACCCATTCTCGGGCACGTTTGATGTGCGCCTGCAAAAGACCTTCAAGACTTTCAAAAACCAGGGCCTCACCTTTAGCGTCGATGCCTTCAACTTCACCAACCTGCTCAACAAGGATTGGGGTGTGAACTACAACCTCGGCAACCAGAACCTGCTAACGGTCAGTGGCTTCAACCAAACTACGCGGCGTTACACGTACCGCGTGAACGAAAACGTGGGCACCACCAACCAAAACGGTACGCCCTACCAGCTCCAGCTAGGCGCCCGCTATTCTTTCTAG